The Candidatus Poribacteria bacterium genome includes a region encoding these proteins:
- a CDS encoding sarcosine oxidase subunit delta, translated as MLLLTCPNCGDRNVSEFRFGGELGSRPQDPSALSDAEWANYLYMRNNVMDAQTEWWHHNAGCGLWFLAERHTRTNEVIQTYLYVKRNA; from the coding sequence ATGTTGCTTTTAACCTGTCCTAACTGCGGGGATCGAAATGTCAGCGAGTTCCGCTTTGGTGGAGAACTCGGTTCGCGTCCCCAAGATCCTTCCGCTCTCAGCGATGCAGAATGGGCAAACTATCTTTATATGCGCAATAATGTCATGGATGCGCAAACAGAGTGGTGGCATCATAACGCCGGTTGTGGTCTATGGTTTCTGGCTGAACGGCACACACGGACTAATGAGGTGATACAGACTTACCTTTACGTAAAACGTAATGCGTAA